A single region of the Pseudochaenichthys georgianus unplaced genomic scaffold, fPseGeo1.2 scaffold_1508_arrow_ctg1, whole genome shotgun sequence genome encodes:
- the rbmx2 gene encoding RNA-binding motif protein, X-linked 2, translating to MNPLTKVKLINELNDREASLGVKESVSWHTEYKDSAWVFVGGFPYELTEGDIICVFSQYGEIVNINLVRDQKTGKSKGFCFICFDDQRSTILAVDNFNGIKIKGRTIRVDHVKDYRPPKDSEDMDDITKSLREQGCAPTLVEVPPPSSSSEEEEEEQYHIPVKKAKKEKKEKKKKKKEKKEKKEKKKRLSPSSSSSSSPPPAAIRVKEEREDAAYEKYNQREREGERKREGEREGEREREGERKREGEREREGEREREGERNREVEREREGERRGEGERKREGEREREGERRGEGERKREGEREREGERRAEGDREREGERESRGEGERKREGERKREGERRREGEKDHKMKREFDCDRENDRRRETEREREGDRRREGERQGDRENERRREGDRERENERRREDRRKH from the exons CCCTCTGACGAAGGTGAAGCTGATCAACGAGCTGAACGACCGCGAGGCGAGTCTCGGTGTGAAAGAGTCGGTGTCGTGGCACACGGAGTACAAGGACAGCGCCTGGGTGTTCGTGG GAGGATTTCCCTACGAGCTGACCGAAGGAGACATCATCTGCGTCTTCTCTCA GTACGGAGAGATCGTGAACATTAATCTGGTTCGGGACCAGAAGACGGGCAAATCCAAAGGGTTCTGCTTCATCTGCTTCGACGACCAGAGGAGCACCATCCTCGCTGTGGACAACTTCAACGGCATCAAG ATCAAAGGGCGCACGATCCGCGTCGACCACGTGAAAGACTACCGGCCCCCCAAAGACTCGGAGGACATGGACGACATCACCAAGAGTCTGAGGGAGCAAGGCTGCGCGCCCACATTAGTGGAGgttccccccccctcctcttcttcagaggaagaggaagaagagcaGTACCACATCCCTGTGAAGAAGGCTAAGAAAG AaaagaaagagaagaagaagaagaagaaggagaaaaaggagaagaaagagaagaagaagaggctcTCCCCCTCTTCCTCTTCGTCTTCCTCACCTCCTCCCGCCGCCATCAGAGtcaaagaagagagagaggacgCCGCCTACGAGAAATacaaccagagagagagggagggcgagagaaagagagagggtgagagggagggggagagagagagggagggcgagagaaagagagagggtgagagagagagggagggggagagagagagggagggcgagagaaatagagaggttgagagagagagggagggggagagaaggggggagggcgagagaaagagagagggtgagagagagagggagggggagagaaggggggagggcgagagaaagagagagggtgagagagagagggagggggagagaaggGCGGAGGGAGACCGGGAGAGAgagggcgagagagagagcagggGAGAAGgcgagagaaaaagagagggggagagaaagagagagggagaaaggagGAGGGAGGGCGAGAAAGACCACAAAATGAAAAGGGAGTTTGACTGCGACCGAGAAAATGACAGAAGAAGAGaaacggagagagagagggagggagatagGAGGAGGGAGGGCGAGAGACAGGGAGACAGGGAAAATGAGAGAagaagagagggagacagggagagagagaacgagagaagaagagaggacagacGTAAGCACTGA